A single region of the Branchiostoma lanceolatum isolate klBraLanc5 chromosome 1, klBraLanc5.hap2, whole genome shotgun sequence genome encodes:
- the LOC136434627 gene encoding leucine-rich repeat-containing protein 4-like produces the protein MANKMKRLLVLLLVILKETGPATACSSSCSLSFCYCRDLGLNSVPQFLPTNISYLTLYSNEITTLRPYEFSRYEALETLDLAANQISEIKSRAFYNMTNLRDLRLFANQLASLQVNMFEGLINLEILNVYHNGMTSIEKGTFNRTPKLRTLDLRNNRISTLAADTFVNLLQFTSLDLSSNRFDTFPVSLLSNLSMLSNLDMENNQIETLPLEAYDILASISTTNLGSNPLQCDCRMLPFKQRMTGSHLFEYQITCAGPGSLQGKSLLHDVDPEDMICELTTVSPSSSTSSPVVQPGDSTSFKTPSMTHGTVTTPGLSAVSVSSPFDTSEKSTSTEPTSSTIPSATHNTDSTPSSISALKTSPSFDQTEMSTSIEPSSYATAFTTHNTDFTPSLSTISTSSPPDIVEKSTSAMLTSSPTLSSTGNTDSSTGLSTVSTSSPSDSAESSQPSTTPRPTSAITESNPGPSLVLFSLPVFLSGLLGAAVGTLLICAILFTIRYICKGRIRKTPSSQGSDLSFTKTNLPVTITISGQVQTGQDRKSLTTSKGEYDDVISPSRLQRSQPGSRLHPCCSEHGYQAPSPSLSSAVSGQILPGLGRNTVVPWEQAQGSEIINPSRRPLPVQRQNQYVPV, from the coding sequence ATGGCCAATAAGATGAAGAGACTGCTGGTACTTCTGCTGGTCATCCTGAAGGAAACTGGACCAGCCacagcctgcagcagcagctgttcatTATCATTCTGTTACTGCCGTGATCTAGGCCTCAACAGTGTTCCTCAGTTCTTGCCTACAAACATTAGTTATCTCACCTTGTACAGCAATGAAATCACAACCTTAAGGCCGTATGAATTCTCAAGGTATGAAGCATTGGAAACATTAGATCTTGCTGCCAATCAAATTTCAGAAATCAAGAGCAGAGCATTTTACAACATGACCAATCTACGTGATCTAAGGCTTTTTGCCAACCAACTGGCTAGTCTTCAAGTCAATATGTTTGAAGGACTTATTAACCTAGAGATTCTTAACGTGTATCATAATGGCATGACTAGTATTGAGAAAGGCACCTTCAATAGGACTCCAAAGCTTCGCACTTTAGATCTTAGGAACAACAGAATCAGCACCCTTGCAGCTGACACTTTTGTGAATCTGCTCCAGTTCACAAGTCTGGACCTATCCTCCAACAGATTTGACACTTTTCCTGTTAGCCTCTTGTCAAATCTTTCTATGCTGTCAAACCTTGATATGGAAAACAACCAAATAGAGACACTGCCCCTGGAGGCATATGACATACTGGCCTCCATCTCAACGACTAACCTTGGCTCTAACCCCTTGCAATGTGACTGTAGGATGCTTCCATTCAAGCAAAGAATGACAGGTTCTCACCTTTTTGAATACCAGATCACATGTGCTGGGCCTGGTAGCTTGCAGGGAAAAAGCTTACTACATGATGTAGATCCTGAAGACATGATCTGTGAACTGACAACAGTTTCCCCCAGTTCAAGCACCTCATCTCCTGTAGTTCAGCCAGGAGATTCTACATCTTTTAAAACACCCAGCATGACACACGGTACTGTCACCACACCTGGCCTGTCTGCTGTCAGTGTTTCCTCTCCTTTTGACACTTCTGAGAAATCAACATCTACTGAACCAACATCTTCCACGATACCCAGCGCAACTCACAATACTGACTCTACACCTAGCTCAATCTCTGCACTCAAGACCTCCCCTTCCTTTGACCAAACAGAAATGTCAACATCAATCGAACCATCATCTTATGCAACAGCTTTCACAACACACAATACTGATTTTACACCCAGCTTGTCTACCATCAGCACTTCCTCTCCTCCTGATATTGTGGAGAAATCAACGTCAGCTATGCTGACATCTTCCCCAACACTCAGTTCAACAGGCAACACTGACTCTTCAACTGGCTTGTCTACAGTCAGTACTTCCTCTCCTTCTGATTCTGCGGAATCATCTCAACCTTCTACAACACCCAGACCAACCTCAGCAATTACAGAGAGCAACCCTGGTCCTTCTCTTGTCTTGTTCTCCTTGCCTGTCTTTCTCAGTGGTCTCCTTGGTGCTGCAGTCGGAACTCTCCTTATCTGTGCCATCCTCTTCACAATAAGATACATCTGTAAGGGGAGGATCAGGAAAACTCCTTCAAGCCAAGGCTCTGATCTTTCCTTCACCAAAACAAACCTCCCTGTTACTATCACAATCAGTGGTCAGGTCCAGACAGGGCAGGATAGGAAAAGCTTGACAACAAGTAAAGGGGAGTATGACGATGTCATTAGTCCATCACGATTGCAAAGATCACAGCCTGGCAGCAGGTTGCATCCATGCTGCTCTGAGCATGGTTACCAGGCTCCCTCTCCTTCACTCTCCTCTGCAGTCAGTGGTCAGATCCTGCCAGGGCTGGGTAGGAACACTGTGGTACCTTGGGAACAAGCACAGGGCAGTGAAATTATCAATCCATCAAGAAGACCACTGCCTGTTCAGAGGCAGAACCAGTATGTACCAGTCTAA
- the LOC136434637 gene encoding fatty-acid amide hydrolase 2-like — protein MFSSRSPGPKSVPPAENPLLLETAVSLAKKIRSREVKCEEVIKSYIDRIQHVNFIINAVVADRFEEAQEQARDIDTVLDAGDPNNLYPVESMPLLGVPFTAKEAFAIKGLPNTSGLVARKDIVSTSDATVVTYLRQAGAIPLAVTNCSELCMWYESSNNVYGTTNNAYNTGRIVGGSSGGEGCILAAGGSVMGVGSDIGGSIRMPAFFNGIFGHKPTSGIVSNQGQFPNAVGQRTEFLVTGPMCRFAEDLLPMLKIMAGPSTVQLKLEEKVDLKALNFYSIEDDGGSWLCTAVDPELKQAQKMVVTHVEKELGVKVQEVKMEKLKYSFQIWSAMMSESADNQTFCELMSHNESNPVNPYKEFVKWMFGKSEHTLPAIGLGMTEKVTQLTTEQNKNFIKMCANLKTEFENMLGEKGILFYPSHPKPAPKHNAPLLTPFNFAYTGIFNVLGFPVTQVPLGLGSEGVPLGLQVVALPYNDHMTLAVAVELEKAFGGWVNPGRVEEPGDL, from the exons GTGAAATGTGAAGAAGTCATCAAGAGCTACATCGATCGCATCCAACATGTCAACTTCATCATCAACGCGGTGGTGGCCGACAGGTTTGAGGAGGCGCAGGAACAGGCGCGGGACATCGATACCGTGCTCGACGCCGGCGACCCAAACAACCTCTATCCAGTAGAGAGTATGCCGCTTCTTGGCGTGCCCTTCACGGCCAAGGAGGCTTTTGCAATAAAAG GACTACCCAACACGTCGGGCCTGGTAGCAAGGAAGGACATCGTATCCACGAGCGACGCCACCGTGGTGACGTACCTCCGCCAGGCAGGCGCGATTCCACTAGCTGTGACAAACTGCAGTGAGCTTTGTATGTGGTACGAGTCGAGCAACAACGTCTACGGGACCACAAACAATGCCTACAACACAGGAAGGATCGTCGGAGGGAGTTCAG gtggggaggggtgcaTCCTGGCGGCGGGGGGGTCGGTGATGGGGGTCGGGTCAGACATTGGGGGCAGCATCAGGATGCCGGCTTTCTTCAACGGCATCTTTGGGCACAAACCAACTTCAG GTATTGTGTCAAACCAGGGCCAGTTTCCCAACGCTGTGGGACAGAGAACAGAGTTCCTGGTGACGGGGCCGATGTGTCGGTTTGCGGAGGACCTGCTGCCCATGCTGAAAATCATGGCGGGGCCGAGCACTGTACAGCTGAAGCTGGAGGAGAAG GTGGACCTGAAGGCGCTAAACTTCTACAGTATTGAGGATGACGGCGGATCCTGGCTCTGCACCGCAGTCGACCCTGAACTGAAGCAGGCACAGAAGATG GTTGTGACCCATGTGGAGAAGGAACTgggggtcaaagttcaagaggTGAAGATGGAGAAGTTGAAGTACTCATTCCAAATATGGTCGGCAATGATGTCAGAGTCAGCTGACAACCAGACCTTCTGTGAGCTCATGTCGCACAACGAGAGTAACCCTGTCAACCCATATaag GAGTTTGTAAAGTGGATGTTCGGGAAGTCAGAGCACACCCTACCAGCCATCGGCCTGGGGATGACTGAGAAGGTGACCCAGCTGACCACCGAACAGAACAAGAATTTCATCAAGATGTGTGCCAACCTTAAGACAGAGTTTGAGAACATGCTCGGAGAGAAGGGGATCTTATTCTACCCCTCGCACCCCAAGCCTGCTCCCAAACACAATGCCCCCCTTCTCACTCCCTTTAACTTTGCGTAcaccgggatttttaacgtcctGGGTTTTCCGGTTACCCAGGTTCCCTTGGGGTTGGGGTCAGAGGGTGTGCCTCTGGGGTTACAGGTCGTGGCCCTGCCCTACAATGATCACATGACCTTGGCGGTTGCCGTGGAACTGGAGAAGGCGTTTGGGGGGTGGGTAAATCCGGGGAGGGTGGAAGAACCGGGCGACTTataa